In Verrucomicrobiia bacterium, one genomic interval encodes:
- a CDS encoding PAS domain-containing protein encodes MAGILAEKTLMAREFPRRLLLVAAGCSVALLVAALWSLNREARLNRELAEKLAQESALVLELHHLNHELSQSAVLAVWRGGAGAVEAYYWRESQAAARLGEVAQRLPWLYRQIPLRRLTQVERQALDLVRQGNLDAAQRLLRTDEYQTQLQSYNLAWHRLREGLAAQHQQIWLRRFEQVNRTSLLLASGMAVLTLFWGLVFRDLRQFVAQASHHEAALRESEELNRTLLASLPQRVFYKDRQLVFRGVNAAFAADLGKTPEQVVGRNDFDFFPRDLAEKYRADDLRVMQERKPVTLEERNVAQGRERIVEVVKAPVIDASGEVIGLVGLFTDITSRKQAEARLQEYTRRLAQNNRELQEFAYVASHDLQEPLRKVRAFGDRLQAKCGAALTPEGKDYLARMQNAAERMQMLIEALLAYSRITTKAKPFAQVKLSEIAREVLGDLEIRIEQTNARIQVGELPEIQADPMQMRQLLQNLLGNALKFHRPGVPPEIQVTAKIFTTAEGAAHGVSPALLADYPPETEFCQIAVQDNGIGFDDKYAERIFGVFQRLHGRGDYEGAGVGLAICRKIAERHGGEITARGQPGQGALFRVTLPVHHAVDIES; translated from the coding sequence ATGGCAGGTATCTTGGCGGAGAAAACGCTGATGGCGCGGGAATTTCCGCGCCGCCTGTTGCTGGTGGCGGCCGGTTGTTCGGTGGCCTTGCTGGTGGCAGCCTTGTGGAGCCTGAATCGCGAGGCGCGGCTGAACCGCGAGCTGGCTGAAAAGCTGGCGCAGGAGAGCGCCCTGGTGCTGGAGCTGCACCACCTCAACCATGAATTGAGCCAGAGCGCGGTCCTGGCGGTGTGGCGTGGTGGCGCAGGTGCGGTGGAGGCTTATTATTGGCGTGAGAGCCAGGCGGCGGCACGGCTGGGCGAAGTGGCGCAGCGCCTGCCCTGGTTATATCGCCAAATTCCCCTGCGCCGACTAACCCAGGTGGAGCGGCAGGCCCTGGACCTTGTCCGGCAGGGCAACCTCGATGCTGCCCAGCGGCTCTTGCGGACCGACGAATATCAAACGCAACTGCAGTCCTACAACCTGGCCTGGCATCGTTTGCGGGAGGGGCTGGCGGCGCAGCATCAGCAGATTTGGCTGCGGCGGTTTGAGCAAGTCAATCGGACCAGCCTGCTGCTGGCCTCCGGCATGGCCGTGCTCACCTTGTTCTGGGGATTGGTCTTTCGGGACTTGCGCCAATTCGTGGCCCAGGCCTCCCACCATGAAGCCGCCCTGCGGGAGAGTGAGGAGCTGAATCGCACCCTGCTGGCCAGTTTGCCGCAACGGGTGTTTTACAAAGATCGCCAGCTCGTGTTTCGCGGCGTCAATGCCGCCTTTGCTGCGGATCTGGGCAAAACGCCCGAGCAGGTGGTGGGGCGGAATGATTTTGATTTCTTCCCGCGCGATCTGGCCGAGAAATATCGGGCGGATGATTTGCGGGTGATGCAGGAGCGCAAGCCGGTGACGCTCGAGGAGCGGAATGTCGCGCAGGGCCGCGAACGGATTGTGGAGGTGGTGAAAGCCCCGGTGATTGATGCCTCGGGCGAGGTCATAGGGTTGGTGGGATTGTTTACGGACATCACGTCCCGCAAGCAGGCAGAGGCACGCCTGCAGGAATATACCCGCCGGCTGGCGCAGAACAACCGGGAATTACAGGAATTTGCCTACGTGGCCTCGCATGATTTGCAGGAGCCGCTGCGCAAGGTGCGCGCCTTTGGCGACCGCCTCCAGGCCAAATGTGGCGCGGCGCTCACGCCCGAGGGCAAGGATTATCTGGCGCGCATGCAAAATGCCGCCGAACGCATGCAGATGTTGATTGAGGCCCTGCTGGCCTATTCTCGCATTACCACCAAGGCCAAGCCTTTCGCGCAGGTGAAGCTCTCGGAGATTGCGCGGGAGGTGCTGGGCGATCTGGAAATTCGCATCGAACAGACCAACGCCCGCATCCAGGTGGGTGAGCTGCCGGAAATCCAGGCCGATCCGATGCAAATGCGGCAGTTGTTGCAGAACCTCCTGGGTAACGCCCTGAAATTCCATCGCCCGGGCGTGCCGCCGGAGATTCAGGTCACCGCAAAAATCTTTACCACCGCGGAAGGGGCGGCGCACGGCGTTTCGCCCGCCTTGCTGGCCGATTATCCACCGGAGACGGAATTTTGTCAGATCGCCGTGCAGGATAACGGCATCGGGTTTGACGACAAATACGCCGAGCGAATTTTCGGCGTTTTTCAACGGTTGCATGGCCGCGGCGATTACGAGGGCGCAGGAGTGGGTCTGGCCATTTGTCGCAAAATTGCCGAACGCCATGGCGGGGAAATTACCGCTCGCGGCCAGCCGGGGCAGGGGGCTTTGTTTCGCGTGACCCTGCCGGTCCACCACGCCGTGGATATTGAGAGCTGA
- a CDS encoding MoxR family ATPase — protein MSTQPASAAWGAATRTTTSDTPRARPGAHTETVRQLIASVSQAFLGKEEVVARAVLTLIAGGHVLIEDVPGVGKTLLAKALARSLAAEFKRIQFTADLLPSDITGVTVYAPERHEFSFRRGPVFTNILLGDEINRATPRTQSSLLEAMEEGHVTVDGVLYPLQTPFFVIATQNPIELEGTYPLPFAQMDRFMARLSIGYLQRAEEVRMLRAQQTFDPLERVTPVLDCYGLTVIQAAVREVRVEEALAGYVVDIVNATRQHEALEHGASPRGSLDMQAYSQALALLAGRNYVLPDDVKEAARVVLPHRLIVRKGTRSVPLSAPAVVERILESVPVPV, from the coding sequence TTGAGTACGCAACCAGCATCAGCGGCGTGGGGTGCGGCCACCCGCACCACCACGAGTGACACACCGCGCGCCCGCCCCGGCGCGCACACGGAAACCGTCCGACAGCTCATTGCGAGCGTAAGCCAGGCTTTTCTGGGCAAGGAAGAGGTGGTGGCGCGCGCCGTCCTCACCCTCATTGCTGGCGGTCACGTGCTGATTGAGGACGTGCCCGGGGTGGGCAAGACGCTGCTGGCCAAGGCCCTGGCCCGCTCGCTGGCCGCGGAGTTCAAACGCATTCAATTCACGGCGGACCTGCTGCCTTCGGACATTACTGGCGTCACTGTCTATGCACCCGAACGACATGAGTTCTCCTTCCGGCGCGGGCCGGTCTTCACCAACATCTTGCTGGGCGACGAAATCAATCGTGCCACGCCCCGCACGCAGTCCAGTCTGCTGGAAGCCATGGAGGAGGGACATGTGACGGTGGATGGCGTGCTGTACCCCTTACAGACGCCGTTTTTTGTTATTGCCACGCAAAATCCCATCGAGCTGGAAGGCACCTATCCGCTGCCCTTCGCGCAGATGGATCGCTTCATGGCGCGCCTGAGCATCGGCTACCTGCAGCGCGCCGAGGAAGTGCGCATGTTGCGCGCACAGCAAACCTTTGATCCGCTGGAGCGCGTCACGCCGGTGTTGGATTGCTATGGCCTGACCGTCATTCAAGCCGCGGTGCGTGAAGTGCGTGTGGAGGAGGCACTGGCGGGTTATGTGGTGGACATTGTCAACGCCACCCGGCAGCACGAGGCTTTGGAGCATGGCGCCAGCCCGCGCGGCAGTTTGGACATGCAGGCCTACAGCCAGGCCCTGGCCCTGCTGGCCGGGCGGAATTATGTGCTGCCGGACGATGTGAAAGAGGCCGCGCGCGTGGTTTTGCCCCATCGTTTGATTGTGCGCAAGGGCACGCGCTCGGTGCCCTTGAGCGCACCGGCCGTGGTGGAGCGCATCCTCGAATCGGTGCCGGTGCCGGTGTGA
- the lpxA gene encoding acyl-ACP--UDP-N-acetylglucosamine O-acyltransferase, protein MIHPTAIIHPKAKIGADCHIGPYCIIGEHVELGDGCYLHSHVVLDGRITLGRNNEIFPFASLGLKTQDLKWKGGATYTRIGDHNTFREYVTVHSATGDGEVTVIGSHNHILAYCHIAHNVTLGNHIIMSNVATLAGHVTVEDYAVIGGLAAVHQFCRIGRMAIIGGCSKVVQDIPPYMLADGNPAVARTINKVGMERNGVSDEAQTALKRAYKILCREGLTVSNALERIEQELPALPEIVHLVAFVRASERGIARA, encoded by the coding sequence ATGATTCATCCTACCGCCATCATTCATCCCAAGGCCAAAATAGGCGCAGACTGCCATATTGGACCTTATTGCATTATTGGAGAGCATGTGGAGCTGGGGGACGGCTGTTATCTGCACAGCCATGTGGTCCTGGACGGCCGCATCACCCTGGGCCGGAACAACGAAATTTTTCCCTTTGCCTCACTGGGGCTGAAAACCCAGGACCTGAAATGGAAGGGGGGCGCGACATATACCCGAATCGGCGACCACAACACCTTCCGCGAGTACGTCACCGTGCACAGTGCCACGGGGGACGGGGAGGTCACCGTCATCGGCTCGCACAATCACATCCTTGCCTACTGCCACATCGCCCACAATGTCACCCTGGGCAATCACATCATCATGAGCAACGTGGCCACACTGGCCGGACATGTCACGGTGGAGGATTATGCGGTCATTGGCGGGCTGGCGGCAGTGCATCAGTTCTGCCGCATCGGGCGCATGGCCATCATCGGCGGCTGCTCGAAGGTGGTGCAGGACATCCCGCCCTACATGCTGGCCGATGGCAACCCCGCCGTGGCGCGCACCATCAACAAGGTGGGCATGGAGCGCAACGGCGTTTCCGACGAGGCCCAGACGGCCTTGAAGCGGGCCTACAAGATTTTATGCCGGGAAGGGCTGACGGTTTCCAATGCTTTGGAACGCATTGAGCAGGAACTGCCAGCCCTGCCCGAGATCGTGCATCTGGTGGCATTTGTGCGGGCCAGTGAACGCGGCATTGCCCGGGCCTAA
- a CDS encoding PmoA family protein: MLRMLILGGSLAACLLPAAGQVDLPSARPVPALQALPLPLEQISFEYQGRELTRYYYSANLQRPFLYPLNGPAGRSLTRMGHPRDPQSHKHHNSVWISHQNVQGANFWEDFATNQIVHVAMERLEDGEDAAYMVALNEWRSGGAPLLRERRQITVRYLNRGEWLLLLDMRFEPVAKPVTLGQTAFGFVGVRMAKTVGVRDGGGLMRNSEGGVNEAGCFRKPARWVDYSGAITATAREGVTLMDHPANYSHPTPFHVRDDGWMGASPTFLGERVISAENPLELRYGLYVHDGIPTAADIEKVYALFVKMPRPDLRAKGR, encoded by the coding sequence ATGCTGAGGATGCTGATCTTGGGGGGAAGCCTGGCGGCGTGCCTGCTGCCCGCCGCCGGGCAGGTGGACCTGCCTTCGGCCAGGCCCGTGCCCGCCCTGCAGGCTCTGCCCCTGCCTTTGGAGCAAATCAGCTTCGAATATCAGGGCCGTGAACTGACGCGATATTATTACAGCGCAAACTTACAGCGCCCTTTCCTTTATCCGCTTAACGGCCCGGCGGGGCGCTCCCTTACCCGCATGGGGCATCCGCGTGATCCCCAATCGCACAAGCACCATAACTCCGTCTGGATTTCGCATCAAAACGTCCAGGGCGCCAATTTTTGGGAGGATTTCGCCACCAATCAGATCGTGCACGTGGCCATGGAGCGCCTCGAGGATGGGGAAGATGCCGCATATATGGTGGCCCTCAACGAATGGCGCTCGGGAGGGGCGCCTCTGCTCAGAGAACGCCGGCAAATCACCGTGCGTTATTTGAACCGCGGCGAATGGCTGCTGTTGTTGGATATGCGATTCGAGCCGGTGGCAAAGCCGGTCACTTTGGGGCAGACGGCTTTCGGTTTTGTGGGTGTCCGCATGGCCAAAACCGTGGGTGTGCGCGATGGCGGCGGCCTCATGCGCAACTCCGAAGGTGGCGTCAATGAGGCGGGATGTTTCCGCAAGCCGGCCCGGTGGGTGGATTATTCCGGCGCCATCACGGCGACGGCGCGGGAGGGCGTCACCCTGATGGATCATCCTGCCAACTATAGCCATCCCACCCCGTTTCATGTGCGGGATGATGGATGGATGGGGGCTTCCCCCACTTTTCTGGGGGAACGCGTAATCAGCGCGGAAAACCCCTTGGAGCTGCGCTATGGACTTTACGTACATGACGGCATTCCCACGGCAGCGGATATTGAAAAGGTTTACGCCTTGTTTGTGAAAATGCCGCGGCCGGATTTGCGGGCCAAAGGGCGCTGA
- a CDS encoding transglutaminaseTgpA domain-containing protein has product MSSARHQLVLLGLLCMGLTWNDWLMPGLYALSWAVCLRLGRRPRHLGAAGEALLLVGGTLAGHFLARWLGYSAHFAIGHGLAWLQLGRLLRPLNRREQWFSFLIALFHLAVACTFLFDYRFLAVLLAALWCVPRALTELAAEASPGAQAWRRPLRLAGVDLLLIFGVTLILFLLFPRGWMSGGMRWRLGRAADEATLLDTVLDPASRAGGGGRRILFQIRGEQLGYLRCYTLAAFDGQRWQIMAENQRWRLLQSGTYDPPPPEVLERELRIKNPSFLGRVLPVDGHVVRLSGTFFHRAYETRQGMVETDVVFSRQNNVCLYYILRTPPWRALRADEEAALTRHPPASPRLRAWLDQVLAGETNAYQQARLLEKYLERHFTYDLGAPELSRLNTLEDFLFVQRRGHCERFASALAQLLRLQGIPSRVVIGYLPRTRNPISGWYDIRLRDAHAWTEAWFPERGWERFDATPAATLPPPSAWSDWLEALDFAWYAHVVNFDRASQNALWDALGQGWHTVYFTLSEWGRRHGAWLAGSGLALGMLFLGWFAWRHLGWRGWRRKAARDAESARALAGHYYGRMLRILARRGLYRQPHQTPLEFLQTLARAHLPDYDEAVGITQTFCLTHYGGLPMMPEIQREMENALKRMEATKYAANK; this is encoded by the coding sequence ATGAGCTCGGCGCGTCATCAACTGGTTTTGCTGGGGCTGCTGTGCATGGGGTTGACGTGGAACGACTGGCTCATGCCCGGCCTTTACGCGCTCTCATGGGCGGTGTGCCTCAGACTGGGCCGGCGCCCAAGACATCTGGGAGCCGCGGGCGAGGCCCTGTTGCTCGTTGGCGGCACGTTGGCGGGACATTTCCTGGCCCGCTGGCTGGGTTACAGCGCCCATTTTGCCATCGGTCATGGCCTGGCGTGGCTCCAATTAGGGCGGTTGTTGCGCCCGCTGAACCGCCGCGAGCAATGGTTTTCCTTCCTCATTGCCCTGTTTCATCTGGCGGTGGCGTGCACCTTCCTGTTCGATTACCGCTTCCTAGCCGTGTTGCTGGCGGCGCTTTGGTGTGTGCCTCGCGCCCTGACTGAACTGGCAGCCGAGGCCTCCCCCGGGGCACAGGCCTGGCGCCGGCCGTTGCGGCTGGCGGGAGTGGATCTCCTGCTGATTTTTGGGGTGACGCTGATCTTGTTCCTGCTTTTTCCCCGTGGCTGGATGAGCGGAGGCATGCGCTGGCGCCTGGGGCGGGCGGCGGATGAGGCCACGTTGCTGGACACCGTTCTGGACCCGGCCAGCCGCGCGGGCGGGGGCGGGCGCCGCATTTTATTCCAAATTCGCGGCGAGCAACTGGGCTATTTGCGCTGTTACACCCTCGCGGCATTCGATGGCCAGCGCTGGCAGATCATGGCGGAGAATCAGCGCTGGCGTTTGCTGCAAAGTGGCACTTACGACCCGCCGCCGCCGGAGGTTTTAGAGCGGGAGCTGCGCATCAAAAATCCTTCTTTTTTGGGCCGCGTGCTCCCGGTGGATGGCCATGTGGTACGCTTGAGCGGCACTTTCTTTCATCGCGCCTACGAAACGCGGCAGGGCATGGTGGAAACCGATGTGGTTTTCTCGCGCCAAAACAATGTCTGTCTTTACTACATCCTGCGCACCCCGCCGTGGCGGGCCTTGCGGGCGGACGAGGAGGCGGCACTGACCCGGCATCCGCCGGCCTCCCCCCGTTTGCGGGCGTGGCTGGACCAGGTGTTGGCGGGAGAAACCAACGCCTATCAGCAGGCGCGTCTCCTGGAAAAATATCTGGAGCGTCATTTTACCTATGACCTGGGCGCGCCGGAGCTGAGCCGGCTCAATACCTTGGAGGATTTCCTATTCGTCCAACGCCGCGGTCACTGCGAGCGCTTTGCCTCGGCGTTGGCCCAGCTTTTGCGCCTGCAAGGCATTCCCAGCCGGGTGGTGATTGGTTACCTTCCCCGTACCCGCAACCCCATCTCTGGCTGGTATGACATCCGCCTGCGCGATGCTCACGCCTGGACGGAGGCCTGGTTTCCCGAGCGGGGTTGGGAGCGATTTGATGCCACGCCGGCGGCCACTCTGCCGCCGCCGTCCGCCTGGAGTGACTGGCTTGAAGCCCTCGATTTTGCCTGGTACGCCCACGTGGTCAATTTTGACCGCGCCAGCCAGAATGCTTTGTGGGACGCGCTCGGCCAGGGCTGGCACACGGTTTATTTCACACTTTCGGAGTGGGGGCGCCGCCACGGCGCTTGGCTGGCGGGCAGTGGCCTGGCGCTCGGGATGCTGTTCTTGGGGTGGTTTGCCTGGCGGCACTTGGGCTGGCGTGGCTGGCGGCGCAAGGCGGCCCGGGATGCCGAAAGTGCCCGCGCTTTGGCGGGACATTACTATGGGCGCATGTTGCGAATCCTGGCGCGGCGCGGCCTGTACCGTCAGCCCCATCAAACACCGCTGGAATTCCTGCAAACCCTGGCCCGCGCCCACCTCCCGGACTATGACGAGGCGGTTGGCATCACCCAAACTTTTTGCCTGACCCATTACGGTGGCCTGCCTATGATGCCCGAAATCCAGCGGGAAATGGAAAATGCGCTGAAGCGCATGGAGGCCACGAAATATGCGGCAAATAAGTGA
- a CDS encoding ABC transporter permease: MRFWFPIERRELLVSSRRWMTYARRLFTPAAVMAFTFLILGKDLSRLDQREMGQFLFLTTAWIAFFYASFSGFALTADCLSREKREHTLGLLFLTHLRSFDIVLGKLISHSIVALSGLVATLPLLMIPVLLGGISLSQVGQTATILLLTMLLSLAAGLFASSLLRTASLATATAVALLLLYNFSGFVLLSIASAVETPAGENLLTSIACGLLTLSPVAAMLKVSTGFSMQGAGLAPPYSSPIAAWEILVMVQSGAIAVLILAAVFFTARFWQEKPERQFFLWQRLRHWLLFGPAWYRRRVYQRWFAQDPIAWMLVRPWYKPIVVWLILGLFAAFFALSLELQGKEVRGNWLWLAWMTLGLFKVALSLESSQGLAREIRQQELEALLGTPLRASDFIASHWRALRILFLKPLVALVVLVLVMFYFNGAIGTWPFHPFSEGERLTIWLQYGGLLLLFFLDCWALGWVGLWQGLKLRKQLNSGLYTMVLVLGMPWILTSVAFGFLVWVNGHYHQPLPEQSTSHLLLLVFAVPISLMLGLRGRQQVKKHFRALALQHRYECAPPPWWQRLGGWWQRVARPAA, encoded by the coding sequence ATGAGGTTCTGGTTTCCGATTGAGCGGCGCGAACTGCTGGTGTCCAGCCGGCGATGGATGACGTATGCGCGTCGTCTGTTCACCCCGGCGGCGGTGATGGCCTTTACCTTCCTGATTCTGGGAAAGGACCTGAGCCGGCTGGACCAGCGCGAGATGGGGCAGTTTCTTTTCCTGACCACGGCCTGGATTGCCTTTTTTTATGCCTCATTCAGCGGCTTTGCGTTGACCGCCGACTGCCTGAGCCGGGAAAAGCGGGAACACACACTGGGGCTGCTCTTTCTAACGCATCTCCGCAGCTTCGATATCGTCCTGGGCAAGCTCATCTCGCACTCCATCGTGGCCCTGAGCGGTTTGGTGGCCACCCTGCCGCTGCTGATGATTCCGGTGTTGTTGGGAGGCATCAGCTTGTCACAAGTCGGGCAAACCGCCACCATCTTGTTGTTGACCATGCTGCTGTCCCTGGCGGCGGGCCTATTTGCCTCGTCCCTGCTACGCACTGCCAGTCTGGCCACGGCCACCGCTGTTGCGCTGCTGCTGCTCTACAATTTTTCCGGATTTGTCCTTCTATCTATCGCCTCTGCGGTGGAGACGCCGGCAGGGGAAAACCTGCTTACCTCAATAGCATGCGGCTTGTTGACGCTCAGCCCGGTAGCCGCCATGCTTAAAGTTTCCACAGGTTTTTCCATGCAGGGTGCTGGGCTCGCTCCGCCCTATAGCTCTCCGATTGCCGCCTGGGAAATCCTGGTCATGGTGCAATCCGGCGCCATCGCGGTGCTCATCCTCGCCGCCGTTTTTTTCACGGCACGCTTCTGGCAGGAAAAGCCCGAGCGGCAATTCTTCCTTTGGCAGCGGTTGCGGCACTGGCTGTTATTTGGTCCGGCCTGGTATCGCCGGCGAGTTTACCAACGCTGGTTTGCACAAGACCCCATTGCCTGGATGTTAGTGCGGCCCTGGTATAAACCCATCGTCGTGTGGCTCATTTTGGGTCTGTTTGCTGCGTTTTTTGCGCTTTCGCTCGAGTTGCAGGGTAAGGAAGTGCGGGGGAATTGGCTCTGGCTGGCGTGGATGACTTTGGGGCTGTTCAAAGTTGCCCTGAGCCTCGAAAGCTCGCAGGGTCTGGCGCGCGAAATTCGGCAGCAAGAATTGGAGGCGCTGTTGGGCACCCCCTTGCGGGCGTCTGACTTTATTGCCAGTCATTGGCGGGCCTTGCGGATTCTGTTTCTGAAGCCGTTGGTGGCGTTGGTGGTGCTGGTGTTGGTTATGTTTTACTTTAACGGCGCCATTGGCACATGGCCCTTCCACCCCTTTAGCGAGGGGGAACGATTGACGATATGGCTGCAATACGGAGGACTCTTGCTCCTGTTTTTCCTGGATTGCTGGGCGCTGGGCTGGGTGGGCCTGTGGCAGGGACTCAAGCTCCGCAAGCAGTTAAACAGCGGGCTTTATACGATGGTGCTGGTCTTGGGGATGCCCTGGATCCTAACGTCCGTGGCCTTCGGCTTCCTCGTGTGGGTGAACGGTCATTATCATCAACCACTTCCCGAACAATCAACAAGCCATTTACTTTTACTCGTCTTTGCGGTGCCCATCAGCCTCATGCTGGGCTTGCGCGGCCGCCAGCAGGTTAAAAAACACTTTCGCGCGCTCGCCCTGCAACATCGCTACGAATGCGCCCCGCCCCCATGGTGGCAGAGGCTGGGCGGGTGGTGGCAACGGGTGGCTCGTCCTGCCGCATAA
- a CDS encoding DUF58 domain-containing protein, whose translation MRLTRPGALVMLASLAFALAALTSQSSLLVMLCGLLLGCLSLNAWRAWQALQQVQVTAPAVSHAEEKRAPQEPWTLVHGGRSAISTLRVVHPEGILFALPLLSPGESRHLVPQWCPSRRGVYHWRDVRLETTHPFGLVLGRRRLALNGELVVFPALYPASSPLAAGYDAMVGGKHRGTRRIASGTHFAGVRPLQPGDAFKQIHWPSSAKGLGLMVKTYEEELAGRISVLLDPGHDGNRQAADACVRAAGSLMFAALDEGHHVEWLAVGTEMVELVPPFSDGHELLEALARLPVQTGVLTQSWLEEGYKRVSARSALVLVVTTVNDAVAHAVNAWLERRRTITLCVPAPARQWPSLPGVAVWEYGEDYVTPVT comes from the coding sequence ATGCGGTTAACCCGTCCAGGCGCGTTGGTGATGCTGGCGTCCCTGGCTTTTGCCCTCGCGGCGCTGACCTCGCAATCCAGCCTGTTGGTCATGCTTTGCGGCCTGCTGCTGGGGTGCCTGAGTCTCAACGCATGGCGGGCGTGGCAGGCGTTACAACAGGTGCAGGTTACGGCCCCCGCTGTCAGCCATGCTGAAGAGAAACGTGCTCCGCAAGAACCGTGGACGCTCGTTCACGGGGGGCGTTCCGCGATTTCCACTCTCAGGGTGGTGCATCCCGAAGGCATTTTATTTGCACTCCCCCTTTTGTCCCCGGGTGAAAGCCGCCATCTGGTGCCGCAATGGTGCCCTTCCCGCCGTGGGGTTTATCATTGGCGGGACGTTCGCCTGGAAACCACGCATCCCTTTGGATTGGTCCTGGGCCGGCGGCGGCTGGCCTTGAACGGCGAGCTGGTGGTTTTCCCCGCCCTGTATCCGGCCTCCTCGCCCCTGGCAGCCGGTTACGATGCGATGGTGGGTGGCAAGCATCGCGGCACGCGCCGCATTGCCAGCGGCACCCATTTTGCCGGGGTGCGCCCTCTGCAACCCGGTGACGCATTCAAACAAATCCACTGGCCTTCCAGCGCCAAGGGCCTGGGCTTGATGGTCAAGACCTACGAGGAGGAGCTGGCCGGCCGCATTTCGGTCTTGCTGGATCCGGGACATGACGGCAACCGGCAGGCGGCTGATGCCTGCGTGCGTGCAGCCGGCTCTCTCATGTTTGCCGCGTTGGATGAGGGACATCACGTGGAGTGGCTGGCGGTGGGAACGGAGATGGTGGAATTGGTGCCGCCGTTTTCCGATGGCCACGAATTATTGGAAGCCCTGGCGCGTCTGCCGGTGCAAACGGGAGTGCTGACCCAGTCGTGGCTGGAGGAAGGCTACAAAAGGGTGTCGGCTCGCAGCGCCCTGGTATTGGTGGTCACCACCGTGAATGACGCGGTGGCTCACGCCGTCAACGCCTGGCTGGAGCGGCGGCGAACCATCACCCTCTGTGTGCCGGCGCCGGCGCGGCAATGGCCCTCATTGCCGGGGGTGGCGGTATGGGAATATGGTGAGGATTATGTGACCCCCGTGACATGA